The following are encoded together in the Hydractinia symbiolongicarpus strain clone_291-10 chromosome 14, HSymV2.1, whole genome shotgun sequence genome:
- the LOC130625155 gene encoding putative uncharacterized protein DDB_G0291608 produces the protein MITRLSIDQMIFYIILLYLRTCHNEIVTRFQHGDQIKATTFCREGNCKCGSSSATYYNFPGDEKCIHATDTECALKVVGDATNVPMITQSMLHHTELKITKEGENFCSSAFRASSVRILALANNWQEVPMFFANSISTKLKIQELTVQFRTIWPGLLIKLEVKCKESNEREYTPRENCVLFKYEGTATYPLNLTSFEASSLTTAGPSILTTTHGPAASTTTSQFSTVSNNKIKGPDTSSETYAPSISSPTTHSKPLMSLSPSVEKSKENKEVAMATGIATAVILILVVAIIILIYYKKKLDRRNTSTTYTETNIEEINYDQINQKQEGEEKEGQRNKVEFSNQTYGYKIDISTNVEHENNVHETQKRESHYYNTNELMSNSNYYNMIGGKEMPRDDNKPMNKNNAENVKEYEEIWDNNIINNKRVGNQENNKNNHGYNKTLCHNLARKEESVEII, from the exons ATGATTACTCGTTTGTCGATTgatcaaatgattttttacatCATTTTGTTGTACTTGAGAACTTGCCACAATGAAATAGTGACGCGATTTCAACATGGTGATCAGATTAAAGCGACTACATTCTGTAGAGAAGGAAACTGCAAATGTGGAAGTTCCAGTGCGACGTACTATAATTTTCCTGGAGATGAAAAATGCATACATGCTACTGACACTG AATGTGCACTAAAAGTGGTTGGAGATGCAACAAATGTACCTATGATTACACAAAGCATGCTCCATCATACAGAATTAAAAATAACGAAAGAAGGAGAGAATTTCTGTTCAAGTGCATTTAGAGCATCAAGCGTAAGAATTTTAGCGTTAGCAAATAATTGGCAGGAAGTGCCCATGTTCTTTGCAAATTCCATCTCAACAAAACTAAAAATCCAAGAG CTAACAGTCCAGTTTCGTACAATATGGCCTGGGCTGTTGATAAAGCTTGAAGTCAAGTGTAAAGAAAGTAATGAAAGGGAATATACACCACGTGAAAATTGTGTTCTTTTCAAATACGAAGGAACCGCAACTT ATCCTTTAAACTTAACATCTTTTGAAGCTTCATCTTTGACAACAGCAGGACCTTCAATATTAACGACAACGCATGGACCAGCAGCATCTACAACAACTTCACAATTTAGTACAGTTtctaataacaaaataaaaggtCCAGACACAAGTTCGGAAACGTACGCACCATCCATCTCTTCTCCGACTACTCACAGTAAACCTTTAATGTCTTTAAGTCCAAGTGTAGAAAAAAGTAAGGAAAACAAGGAAGTTGCCATGGCAACAGGGATTGCAACGGCTGTAATTTTAATATTAGTTGTAGCTATTATCATCTTGATATATTACAAGAAGAAACTTGATAGAAG aaatacaagcaCAACCTATACAGAAACAAAT ATTGAAGAAATCAATTATGACCAAATAAACCAAAAACAAGaaggagaagaaaaagaaggacAAAGAAACAAAGTTGAGTTTTCAAACCAAACCTACGGTTATAAAATTGATATATCTACAAATGTTGAACATGAGAACAACGTACATGAAACACAAAAACGGGAAAGTCATTATTACAACACAAATGAATTGATGAGTAATTCTAACTATTACAATATGATTGGTGGGAAAGAAATGCCACGTGATGATAACAAGCCAATGAACAAAAATAACGCAGAAAATGTGAAGGAATATGAAGAAATTTGGgataataatattataaataaCAAGAGAGTTGGTAACCAAGAAAACAACAAGAATAACCATGGTTACAATAAAACGTTATGTCATAATCTTGCGCGTAAGGAGGAGAGTGTTGAGATCATATAA